DNA from Chelonia mydas isolate rCheMyd1 chromosome 3, rCheMyd1.pri.v2, whole genome shotgun sequence:
CCCTGGGGGACGGCTGGCACCAGCATCTCTGCACTGCAGAATGCCCAACACAAGAAGCCACCTCCATTAGAGTTCAcctggaggaggtggagcaggagaCAGAGCCCCCCACAGTCTCTATGCTTAGCAGTAGCCTGGAAATCATCTCAGCCCTGTACAGGGGAGAGAAGGCCCAGTCCTGGCCCGTGATAAGAGAGCACACCACTCAAACCCAGCTCCCAGAAAAGCTGGGTGCTGGAGCCACTCCTTCCCAGCTGGAGCTCAGAGCTGCTCTGGGCTAGGAGCAGGAAGGGGCAGTACAGGCATAAGAAGCCACCTTGCCCCCCACAGGCCAAGGCAATTTCAGGACCCTGGTGGAACCTCCTTGTGGCAGAGTCTTGTCCTGAGGTGGCAGCAGGAGAGCCATAGGGCCAGCTCATTTCTCTAGCTCGAAGTTAAAAGTGTAGGCGCCAGGCCAGAAGTTCATCTCTGGGACTGCGTGCGTATGGAGCTGCACAAGGCCGGGGAGGCAGGGCCCAGAGGTGGATAAGCAGATGTGAACcctcagggctcaggcagggctATGTTGGTGACTAAAGGCCTGAGTGGTCTACTAGCCCTGAGCTGCTGTCTCACCTCCAAGTCCCCCTGGTAAGGGAGCTGCTCCCATCTGTCAAAGCAACACTAAGGCCCACGGAGAGCAGAGGGACATGGGAGCTGCCTTTCTGAAAGAAGGGCCTTCCCCAGAACCTCCTGGCACACGCAAACAGGAAGGGTGCTGCAGACCCCTTTATATCCTGGCAGCTCCTCATCTCCGAACCTGTGAGCCAGGGCTCACAGCGTACCTGTCCATGGAGCTCTGGGTGCACAGGAAAAGCAACAGGACACGGAGCCACTCAGAGCAGCAATCCCACACACCAAGGCTAGCAGTGCAGGTAGGCCTCCACATAGCAACATACCCTGAAAGCAGCCGAGCAGCAAGCTCCACTGACAAGAGGTGGCCACATGTCATCTGTCAATCTCTAGAGATCTGCCCCTTAAACACGAGCAGCAGCATCTCTTCTCTGGGTGagcctccagccagccagccctcagCCAGCCCTGGCAGAGCACTAACCCTGCACCATCTGGGCAGGTGGCACTGCAACCTCCAGAACCTCACCTGCACACGGAGGAGGGGGGACACAACAGTACCCTGGGGAGCTCTGCACAGCAGTGGCCTCAGCCTAGGTGACAAGGTAGCCAGGTGCAGAAGCCCTCTGGAGCAAGCCCAGTCACCCCAGTCAGAGGCCACAACGGAGTCAACAGAACTGTATGGGCAATGGCATCACAGGCAACTAACAGACCTAATGGGCTCAGCACTGTCACCTGACCTTCATCCATGGCTGGATCATCTCAAGACCCTGCACAGCGCTAGgacagatgggcagggatggaaaaGTTGCAGCAGGCCTGGCCTCCAGGCAATGCCAAGGCTGCCTCACCACCACCTTTTCCATCACCTAGCTCCCAAGGCTGCTTCCAGGCAGGATGACATTCAGCACAGCCACCAGTGTCAAGGGTTGGCACCAGCCCTCCTTTCGGGAGACATTAACAAGCTCCAACAAGAGCTCCAAGCCCTACGTTTGATTTAGTCATCCACaaaaggcctcagctggagccaaAGAGgctctccctcctccacagcTAACTCCTCACTGCTCACAACTGGCACTCCGCTGGCACCCCCCACTGGAGGAGACCCCACGAATGCTATCGGGTGCTAGAAATTTTGCCTTGACAACTATCATGTCActccctcctctttcccagaGGCCTTGTCTAACCCAGGCTATCTGCACGGCCAGCTGACCTGGAACTGAGCATCGATGCAGTGGCTTACAATAAATGCTGGTATCAACCCAGCAGGCTCTTGGCAGCACGGCCCAGGGGCCACCACCCTGCTTAGGTGGAGCAGTGGGTGCAGGCAGCGCAGAGCACCCAAGGGGCGAGCTAGCTTAGAGCAGCAATGGAACTGCCACCATGATTCTTTACAGCTTGCGCGCTAGTCTCGGCAGTCCTGccgccctgcagcaccccctgcccagcacgGTGCTCTGCTTCTCAAGGGGCCCTCAGCATCCTACATGGACTACACTGGGAGGTGAAGAGATTGCAGCTTGGGGCACACAAAGGCCAAGAGAGAGACCTCTAGACTAGATTGCACTGTGCAGGATAGAAGCTGGGACAGCTCCCAGAAACAGGGTGGGATCTCAGAGGGGCCGAGCACCTGCTGTGTTCAGAGTTAGTTACTCAAGCCCTCAAACTCCAGCCTGGCCATCTAGACAACTACTCTGCCAATCCTGACTGCCGGCTCCCAGTCCAGGGTCCGCGCGCACAGACGAGAGACCTGAGAGAGGCCTCCCTGCTGCATTTGTACAGGGAGAGGGGTGAGAGAGGTGTGCTGGGGGCTCCTGCGTCTTGCCTGCTGCCTAAGAAGGGACACCTGCTCCGTATGTCTGTTTAGCTCAGTCCATCTCAGGAGTgcacctccctctctctcacagctGCTGGGGTCAATTCCCATTCGccagggagccagggctgctgcCCCGAGGAAGGCAGCCTGGCTCCCAAGGCCCTGTGCTCTCTGGGGCTCTAGATGCTGGCATGGTTTGCGTTGCCCTCGCTCACAGCTGGACTGGAAGGACCAGGGTGCCGGGGAGAACTCTAGGTCCCATTCTGGCTCCAGGAGCACACTGCAGAAGGTTCTCTGGGGAGATGATGGAGGCAGCAGACTGCAGCCTCTTCCCAGTCCTGTCTGCCTCTCCTCTCAGGTTCTCTTTCTCCTGATCAGCCTTATGGGCTACCCCAGGAGTGAGCTGGGCTTTCGTGGCCCTTTGGGGCTGGAAGCTAAGTCTCTGGCACAGAAACACGCTGTCATTCCGCCATCTTCCTCTGTCCAGAGTATCCTAGGGAGAGCACtacaagcaaacagaaaacatGCAGGCACAGCGAGACACATAGcggcctcccccctgccagagcacagccctccttcccacacAGGCACAAGAGAGCAATTGCAGCACCCCCACCTCTGCCatgcccctgcccagctgcagcaccctgcctccttccctgtgcctatgccctgccccagctgcccccctgcTGGCTGTGACCAGCTGCAGCACCCGCTGCTCCAGAGGGGTTACAGAAAGCAGagactcccctcctgcccctagGGAAGAGAAGAGACTCCAGCTCCCAGGACAggaccttccccacccccggcaTACAAGCTGAGCCACTGGGCTGTCTCTACTGTCAGAGACTGTGCTGATCTGACCTCTTGCTCTCACCTTGCtcatctcctctctctcctccgcGTGCATCCAGATCGGCTTGTGCTCATCTGTGGGGCAAACACAACAGAGTGCTGTTCACAATCTCGCTCCGGAGCGCCGCCCTGCCACACGCTGCAGCACCACACCCCACCTAGAAACCAGCCAGGATCCCGGGGGCACTGGCTTCAGAACGCACCTCTCCGGCTCTCTCCACAGGACCCTGCCTGTGGGGCCCTCCCCAACCGCAGCAGGGGCTGCATCCCTGCTCGTGGGCTGCTAATCCCTTGCTGGTTCCATAGTCACTGACCTGCTCTCCACACGTAAATGACCTTCCTCTTAGCCCTGGGGAAAGCCTCCAGCCACTCTGGGGCTCCTCTTATCCTGTATGGttgagggagaggggcagggcggTGCCATGCGCAGGGATGGCAGCGCAAGGACAGCTGTTAGCCACAATGTACAGCGTCACTGAGCTCTGTAAGGTTTTTGGTTAGATCCCATGGTGCCAGCCCGGCAGGAGGAATGGGGGCCCTCTCCCTTCCCAGTCAGGTGGCTGAGAGCATTGAACTGCATGGAGACAAGCCcaggcagcgtgcagagcacagcaggctttGCAGGGACTCGCACTGCCAGCAGAGGGGACATTGCATAGAGCCAGTCCCACAACTGGAATGGGGAACAACTCCTCAGAGAGCTATGGCCAggctccccacttcccccccgccctttcCAGCTGTACATACCATCCACAGAGCCAAACTCCTTCACATGGGCACGGGTGAGGATCTCCTTGTACAGCACCTCAGCATCCTTGTATTTGCCTTGTTTCAGGTAGCAGGAGGCCTGCAGCCAATAGAGAGAGTTTTTCAAGCCCCACTGGGCCACGTGAGACCATGAATACCCCCTAGTCAGCTCTCCCAGGCCCCCCAGTCAGCTCCCCCAGCTCTTCCCTCATACTGACCCAGATGCCACCCTATGCCCCCCAGACAGCCCCCACTCCTTGTAGACGCACCAAGTTGTTCTTGGTCTTGGCCACGTTGGGGTCGTCATGGCCCAGGCGGCTCTCATAGATCTCCAGTGCCCGGCGGTAGTAGTACTCCACCTCCTCGTACTTGCCCTGGTTCTGGCACAGTAGTGCCAGGTTGTTCAGCTGCTTGGCCACGTCTGGATGGTCTTTGCCTAGAACCTGGAGAAGCCAGAGAACGGAGGTCTCAGACAGCAGCCCCTTCAAGATCACTGCAGGCCCCATGGGGACACCATGGCTGCTCCTCCTTGGACTCCTGGGAACGCCCTACTCTACTGAGGGACACTCTAGCATGCCAGCCCTTGCCCAGCACTCCCTGAAGCTAAAAGGCAGGGAACAAGTAGACTCCAGCTGGTCCCTCAGTCGGCATGGCCTGTAGCCACATGGTGGCCAAATGCCAGGGAGATTCAGAGAGATGGTTCATTGGCAGTGAATGGAGATGGAGACCCTGGCACTACAAAACAAAGCTGGAGACCGGAGGAGAGCAGGTGGTAGAGGTCAgcgcactgggggcagggggaaactaCAGGGACCTGCTGGATGTTTTTTAGGGCACTGgggactcagactttaaggccagaagagaccatcatgcctgatctcctgcacattgcaggccacaaaacctcacctgcccactgctgtaatagacccataacctctggctgagatactgaagtcctcaaatcatgaactcatctccccaccctcccaccccaggcagACTGCTAGGAGGAGTTGCGGGAGGGCGATGCTGGTACCTTCTCCCAGATCTCAGGGATGGGGAGCAGCCCATCAGGAGGGGTGAGGGTGTATACGTGCACTcagggagggctcaggctggTACCTTCTCGCGGATCTCCAGGGCTCGCTTGCACAGTGGCTCTGCCTCCTTGTACTTTCCTCTCTTGCCATAAAGAACAGCCAGATTGTTGAGGGTCGCTGCCAcctacaggaaaagccccaccccactgaaGTGAGAAGGAACCAGAAGGaatgtgctgggggagaggaggaggtggggagcaaGGCCATCCTGGTCCCTTTGCACTCACCATTATAGCCGCTGGGGCGAAGCACAGCAGCAGCTTGGCAGCACACAGCAACTCTGCCCAGCTAACCGGGCCAGGGAGAAGCAGCCTGTACCCAGCTGCAGGTGCCAGGTGCATTAGGGAAGCAGCACAGAGTTATCCACGATGCCCAGGGTAAAACCCAAACTCCTCCCAAAAGTGCTGGAGTCAGGACTGGGACTGCATGTGCCCTCACCTGATCCCCCAGCATGGTATAGAGGGGCAGAATGCCAAGGGGTGCTCCATGGCCAGTGCCTGAGCCCCATTCCCTGCCACCCGGGGCTTTTCGTGGCAGCCTGCTGTGCAATCAGTGAGCAGCCCAGCCAGGTGTATCACGGAGAATGGGGGGAAACGTGACATGCTTCTTGCCTAcctggcccccactccccagccagcaGAGGACATGTgcccccagggccagggcagcagATACTCACTGCAGGGTGGTCTTTCCCCAGCGTCTTCTCACGAATGGAGAGTGCGTCGTTCAGCAGGTGGGCTGCCTCTTTGTATTTATTCTGATCCCTGCAGCACAAAGTCAGTGAGTCACGGTGCAGGTCTAAAGTGCTGGGACTCTGAGCACATGGCGCCTGGAACAACAGTCCCCCCAGCAATCCTGCAGCCTTTTCCAATTCCCAATTAGCCTCAACAACCACAGCTGTACCCCCATTCCAGCCTGccctctcccatccctccccatgcCCTACAGctttccccaaatcccagcccttcCACGGCTTTCTGCAAAGCCCACCCCAGGCTAACGGGGCCTGGGCTTCATGGCCATCACCTGACCCAAAGCAGCTTCCAAATGGAGACTCTGCCAGATGCAGGAGGCCCACATCTGCCAGACTCCTGCACTGGTAGATGGGGAAGAAGTGGCAGGGCTCTGCTCCCCATCCCAACGCTCACCTGTACACCAGTGCCAGGATGTTGAGCATGGTGGCCACATCGGGGTGGTCGTGGCCTGATGTCTTCTCCAGGTCCTCCAGTGCCTGCTTGCAGAGTGGCACAGCTACCTCGTAGCGCCCCTGCGAGGCGTACTGGATCACCAGGTTGTGGAGGGTGCGCAGGCGTGCTGGGATCTCGTAGCcaccctgctgggcagctgccgccGCACTGCtgtgctggtggggcactgccaACACACACACGAGTAACCAGGCTGGTGGTGGACACCGGGCACAGGCCGCACACCGCTTGGGCTCACAGCACCAGCCAGGCTGGGCTACCCACTCACCTCAAGCCAGCCAGGGCTCTTACTACAGGCCCCAGCAGACAGACCACAGAGAAGGTGGGAGGATGTGGATGGGGGGACTGGAACCACTTACTTCCTGGGCCGTGATCCTCTTCTTCATTCGGGAACAGATCATCCAGAGAGTCCTTTGTGGagtccccttccttctcctcctggcagggggaggggaagaaccaTCAGTATAAAGTGCCAGCACCCCAGTAAGATAgctccccacctcaccctgtGCAGGGTCCAGTCCCCACTGAGGTCAGGCaggtgctccccccaccccatgggcaCAGTCCCCCCATGGTCAGTGAGCCCACCCCCCGACCTCAAGTCTCACTCCCGGTCCTAGCAGCAGGGTCCCACATCACAGCTGGCTCCTTAGCAGACAGACCCTGGTTCAGGCAGGCGAAAGCGCACTCCCCTTTTGGGGCTAGAGGAGTCCTGAGGGGCAGGACTGTGACACGCTGCCAGATGTCCAGAGCGCAAGCCATGGATGCTGGGCACTCCTGGAGGGCCCGTCCATCCCGTGGCTCAGCCCTGTGGGATGGCTCTGGGAGTCAGAGCACCCTGCAGCAATGACTTTTACCGATGGCGAGACGTCCTCGTCATATTTCTTCAGCTGGTTCATGAACTCCAGgtgcttcttctcctcctccagctgggccaccGTCTGCTCACTGCGCTGCAGCTTCTGCTGGGTGTTGGCCAGCTCATCTCGCAGCCACTGGTTCTCCTGGCACAGTCTCCGCACCTGGGCGCGCAGCTTCTGCTTCTCCGACTCCACTGCATTCAAGTGGCTGGACAGAGCCATCATCACCTGGGCCAAGAGAGCCAACGGCAACATTGTAGTCCAGCAGGAGAACCAGCACAGCCTCCCCCCAGGGCAGCCGCACTACGCTGCACCCTGGCCCCATCTGCCTCTCCAGACAGAGATTAGTCATTGCCAAGCTCAGATCTGGCAGTGGATTCTGCAACCCCTGGGGATGGCAGGGTACTGTCTGCCCTCCTATGCCAGACCCCTGGGTCACCCCTACCATGTCCTTGCTACCATGCCTCCCCGTCACTCACCTGAGCCTCCCCAAGACCCAGCTCAATCATCTCCACCGACTTGCGGAGCAGATTGGATTTCTCATGCACCAGGTTGGCCTCCTCATCCTTTTTCAGACACTTGATGGTCTCCAGCAGGCTGTGCAGGATGGAGTTGTGTTCGTTCTTGAGGGCCTCCAGCCCCTGCATCACCAGCTTGGTGTTGCAGATGATCTCCTCCTGGCTCAGCTTGtccagcttctcctcccttgGGTACACCATTGTGGACATAGTCCTTCACCTACACGCCTGCCTAGCAATGAGAGAAGAGCAGAGCCTTGGTGAGTGTCAGAACCTGGCCCAGGGGAGCTACAAGGGCGTAAGATCCTAAGAGAGAAGCTGCATAGAGCCCCACCCCCATAGACAAGTCAGAGGAGATGCCAGGGACCAGGAATCAGATGCTTTTGATTACCCCTCTCTGCAAGTCCTCTCCTCTCTTCACCCCGTCTCCTTCAAGGAGGGGAGAGCTTTGTGGGCCTATCCCCTTCTAAGAGGAGGGGGACATGGAGTGCTGTCTGTCACCTGCAGGAACTGCGTGTGTGGGCAGGAGACAGAGAGCCAGCATCAGAACTGACGCTCTCCTCTACGCCCCCACACCTTTGGCAGCTAAGAAAGCCGATTTAGCTGCTCTTTCAGAGCGGAGTTAAGTAACTGGCAGCTGGGATTGTGGTGAACACACCTCCAGTCCAGAGGTCACTGAGAGGGAGCCAGTGGGAACGAATGCAAAGAGGCATGAGGCACCTTGGCTGAGTAAGAAGAAAGGACAAAGGGAGGATAGAAAGAATCCAACCCAAAGTCTGTTGCTTCCTCAGCAGTGAATCCCCTAAGAAAGCACCTGCCTCAGGGCTGGGAGGCACTGACCTCGGCCAACCTAAAGGGCTCACAGCCCCCAGAACAAAGACATGCATTGGGCTGAGTCAGGGGAAAGGAGTACAGCGTGACCAACAGGATTTAGCACAAGCAAGGAGGGAAGACACTGACAGGTTACTGAAGGCTGTTCCACACAGGGAAGTTTACTGCGTTCCAACAGCGATATAACAGTACCACAACAGCTATGCTATGGAACTCCCCAGGGAGGCTCTTCTCTGGAATGACAGTAGCCTTTTTTCTGGGTAATTTGCTTTGCTGCCAGCCAAGGGACTGTTCCCAGCACAGCATTAAGAGTCAGGGCTCCTGTGCACAAGCCGCTCCATGCCCCTGCCCATGCCTCATTCTCTATGTCCAGTGGGAGAATAAGAGCCCACCAACCTTTGCAGGGGAACTGTGAGAGTTACTGTTTTTATAGTGTGCCATTGTTACTTCTGGAGCCCTGCACAGGAGCCGTCCGTGCTGTTCCTGGGGCAACGGGGACAGCATGCACTCTGCAGCCCTGAGCGTGAACGGACTATGTTCAGGGAAAGCACTGTCACATTTGACAACTGCAGTCCAGAGAGAGCAACACACACTGTGCAAACAGAACTCCTGTGCCCTGGCTGGCCCTCCCTGGCAGACCCATAGGGTCTGgtctccagcccccccacacccactacTGCTTTAGGTGGTGTCTGGTAGCCCCTCTCCAAGGTACATGGTAGAGACATACCCCCCAAAGATCTACCCCTTCACACTCCAGCCTGACtatccccactgcctcccccatgccagaCAAATGCCCTGGCTCCAGGCTCtgaacccactgccccaggcacATCCAATTCTTACCTCACTCAGTGTCCCTACCTAGGGCTGGATTAGGTGCATGGACCTAGTGCCAGTGCTGGGGCATGCACCAGCAACCGGTGGAGTCTGCCCACCAGCATTGCCCTCTGCAGGCATGGAGAGATACCAAGCAGACAGCGCAATCTGGGCTCATATGACCCACTGGAAGGAAGGTGGCAGGTGGCCAGGGTATTACGCCAGCTagaagagggaggggagaagggagggtgcTGGCAGCAGATTTGCCTTTGTTCTGCTGTTAGGACCCACCTTTGTGTGTTATGGGCACTTTGCTCAGCAACAGTCTCCTGCCTGTGTTTACAGCATAACTAGAAATCCCACTCCAGGTGCGGCATGAGGGACGTCAGAACAAATGGAGTCTCTACAGAACTCCCGCTCCAGCAGGCACACTCCCCTCTCAGCTCTCAGGGAGGCAGCTGCTCAAGATAGCCCCGACTGCCCAGCCCTCCAGTTCcttgtggtggggaggggtgccCCAGAGGAGAGGTGGTCTGGGCAGCTGCATGGACACAGCCCCAGGGACACTAGTTGCACACTGAACTTGGAGAGGATCGCCCACCCACAGTGAGACAGTAagtggaaggggagagaggagactGGCAGTCAGTGACCTAGTGAGATAGAGGGAGGCTGCCTATAATACAATCTGCCTGCCCCCCGGGAGTCCTGGttgggagctggggccaggagaggggctgggccgTGGCCAAGAGTTGGGGGGCCAGGAATGGGGCTatgggctgaggctgggggcagggccagacaGGGTGgtactctctctctgccccccgggGTTGGGGGCTGCCCAGGCCCCACCACGCTCCCCAGAACATTCTCCGCAAATTCCTTCCCGaacatgccccacagtttggggctCACTAGTCTATACTGAAGCGCTTTAGCTGTAGCATGttaaatgtagaccagccctcagactCTGCAGCTTGGGAGGCAGCTCAGGAGAGTCATTGAGATTTCCAGCTCAGGGGAAAGACAGTCAATGAAACACGGGCTGCCTGAAGGAATAAAGCAGAGATGggcctgctgctgcaggagcccaGAGGAAGAAGTGTCCatctcccccccctgccccccccagccccaccaatcTGAAGAAGGCACCCTGAGAAAGGGGCATCCCAAGCACAAGAATGGCAGGACAGTGCCACCTGAAGATGGCTTGGCCTTTCTCTCCCAGGCCCTGTCTCCGCTAAAGCCATGTTAGCCACAGCCTTGCGCCTAAGTCACTCAGGTGGAGTTATAGTTTCTGGCACAGAACACAGGACTTCAGCCCAGGCTCAGACACTGGGAAAGCAGGAAATGTGAATCACAGACCCCCAGTGTGGGAGTGAGAAGAacgccccttccccccaaaggCTTCTCAGGGTGGTGGTGTAATCCTGGCCATTGGaggtatttaagaacaggttggacagatgtcagggatggtctaggtttacttggtcagGCCACAGTGCTctcagagggctggacttgatgacctctcaaggtcccttctgtTGTCGGTAGCTACCAGTGTGGTGCTCCGTTCTTGTTCGAcgatgataacagtcggctgcgtgcatgttccctctgtgtgctgccccagctctgtgcagatagctaacacagcagaccccgagagaacccccaaaaaccacagactctagtaaggtacaaAGGAACccgagccaggtttattgtcaaatgaaacacagtaatagttccctatagactctacagggtatactacgaatttgtgctccctggcaatggacacagctcagtcagtggcgggacactccactgccccctaggctggtcAAAGATATGCGTTCCGGGACCTACTTTTATACCGTTGCAGGACCGATTACTCACCATAGTTCAAACGAATCTATCCATCACGTTgcccttttgaccctgtctttaagatgcacctgcctgttccttgttatgtctACGGAGTGTCTTGCCGCCGCCTTGGCACAAGTTTCTCTCATTCGccctgatgtgtgtgtgtgcgtgcacgtgcCTCTAACAACCTTTTCCTGACAATTTCTGTGAGTgggccctggctctggctctggctcacagcccagctttgcttatcACTGCCTGGAGGTACTGTGGTTCAGGCTTTACTTTagttcaggcttcaggcctcagactgggcctctgatacaagaatttatgtttcagggcctccgCTTACTACACCTTCCAATCCtatattttactcctgggggaattctgcgccactgtacatgcacagaatttatgtccccagcagatttctttgttcccccacagaaaaatgactttctgatggggaagccacaagagcggtcatgagACCCTCCCCAGCAatatgtttcgggtgcccaggcAGCCaccagagaggtaaatcactgtagggcaaggggtgggactggggaagacccggctagtggctcctaccctgaaccaagctcagctgctagtcccagctggggaggatgggacttcttcttcccctgcacagcccccTAGTAAgagtcagacccacccccagatttctcccgcAGCTGTAGGAAGCGCGGCAAACTCCCTCCCCTACTTCCTgaacccatcactcctcagctgcagggggtgggatccttgtacagggagctgctccctcaTCCACCCAACCCCAGTGCATCCAGACCCCTTCAtgcccagaccctcccaccaagcctcacccccccaatgagccccactctcccagcatctggaccccgcattgagccccccacaccctctgctgagctctgtcccccacacacacactcagacccctccccccttcacctggatccccctgcagagtcccattaccattgcacctaGAACCCCCGCAATAAGCCCCTGTGTATCCAGATTCCCCCAACACTCGGactccccactgagccacccgcacccagatcgccccacacagaacctgcacaacccacacctggattccctcCACACTttgatcctgccttgctgagcctgcctgcccacacctggaatgAAGGGGCAAGGCCCTAGGGTGTTTCTGGGCCAGGCCTGGTCcctgcgctgtgtcagggttggataCAGCCTCACCACTGA
Protein-coding regions in this window:
- the KLC4 gene encoding kinesin light chain 4 isoform X7; this encodes MSTMVYPREEKLDKLSQEEIICNTKLVMQGLEALKNEHNSILHSLLETIKCLKKDEEANLVHEKSNLLRKSVEMIELGLGEAQVMMALSSHLNAVESEKQKLRAQVRRLCQENQWLRDELANTQQKLQRSEQTVAQLEEEKKHLEFMNQLKKYDEDVSPSEEKEGDSTKDSLDDLFPNEEEDHGPGMPHQHSSAAAAAQQGGYEIPARLRTLHNLVIQYASQGRYEVAVPLCKQALEDLEKTSGHDHPDVATMLNILALVYRDQNKYKEAAHLLNDALSIREKTLGKDHPAVAATLNNLAVLYGKRGKYKEAEPLCKRALEIREKVLGKDHPDVAKQLNNLALLCQNQGKYEEVEYYYRRALEIYESRLGHDDPNVAKTKNNLASCYLKQGKYKDAEVLYKEILTRAHVKEFGSVDDEHKPIWMHAEEREEMSKCSP
- the KLC4 gene encoding kinesin light chain 4 isoform X3 → MSTMVYPREEKLDKLSQEEIICNTKLVMQGLEALKNEHNSILHSLLETIKCLKKDEEANLVHEKSNLLRKSVEMIELGLGEAQVMMALSSHLNAVESEKQKLRAQVRRLCQENQWLRDELANTQQKLQRSEQTVAQLEEEKKHLEFMNQLKKYDEDVSPSEEKEGDSTKDSLDDLFPNEEEDHGPGMPHQHSSAAAAAQQGGYEIPARLRTLHNLVIQYASQGRYEVAVPLCKQALEDLEKTSGHDHPDVATMLNILALVYRDQNKYKEAAHLLNDALSIREKTLGKDHPAVAATLNNLAVLYGKRGKYKEAEPLCKRALEIREKVLGKDHPDVAKQLNNLALLCQNQGKYEEVEYYYRRALEIYESRLGHDDPNVAKTKNNLASCYLKQGKYKDAEVLYKEILTRAHVKEFGSVDDEHKPIWMHAEEREEMSKSKQRDGDPYAEYGSWYKACKVSSPTVTTTLRNLGALYRRQGKLEAAETLEACAVQSRRQGIDPINQTKVVEILKEGASAERRRSRDSLGGSVKYESATDGSEEVSMGVQWTGLETSSIIKLPEYIQ
- the KLC4 gene encoding kinesin light chain 4 isoform X1 — encoded protein: MSTMVYPREEKLDKLSQEEIICNTKLVMQGLEALKNEHNSILHSLLETIKCLKKDEEANLVHEKSNLLRKSVEMIELGLGEAQVMMALSSHLNAVESEKQKLRAQVRRLCQENQWLRDELANTQQKLQRSEQTVAQLEEEKKHLEFMNQLKKYDEDVSPSEEKEGDSTKDSLDDLFPNEEEDHGPGMPHQHSSAAAAAQQGGYEIPARLRTLHNLVIQYASQGRYEVAVPLCKQALEDLEKTSGHDHPDVATMLNILALVYRDQNKYKEAAHLLNDALSIREKTLGKDHPAVAATLNNLAVLYGKRGKYKEAEPLCKRALEIREKVLGKDHPDVAKQLNNLALLCQNQGKYEEVEYYYRRALEIYESRLGHDDPNVAKTKNNLASCYLKQGKYKDAEVLYKEILTRAHVKEFGSVDDEHKPIWMHAEEREEMSKSKQRDGDPYAEYGSWYKACKVSSPTVTTTLRNLGALYRRQGKLEAAETLEACAVQSRRQGIDPINQTKVVEILKEGASAERRRSRDSLGGSVKYESATDGSEEVSMGVQWTGDGTGALQRSSSLVKLRDVIRRSSEMLVKKLQGNAPLEPRNPNLKRAASLNYLNTSSDEDSPGLLAESRGFSVSSVDLPSHSSLLTSN
- the KLC4 gene encoding kinesin light chain 4 isoform X6: MSTMVYPREEKLDKLSQEEIICNTKLVMQGLEALKNEHNSILHSLLETIKCLKKDEEANLVHEKSNLLRKSVEMIELGLGEAQVMMALSSHLNAVESEKQKLRAQVRRLCQENQWLRDELANTQQKLQRSEQTVAQLEEEKKHLEFMNQLKKYDEDVSPSEEKEGDSTKDSLDDLFPNEEEDHGPGMPHQHSSAAAAAQQGGYEIPARLRTLHNLVIQYASQGRYEVAVPLCKQALEDLEKTSGHDHPDVATMLNILALVYRDQNKYKEAAHLLNDALSIREKTLGKDHPAVAATLNNLAVLYGKRGKYKEAEPLCKRALEIREKVLGKDHPDVAKQLNNLALLCQNQGKYEEVEYYYRRALEIYESRLGHDDPNVAKTKNNLASCYLKQGKYKDAEVLYKEILTRAHVKEFGSVDDEHKPIWMHAEEREEMSKSKQRDGDPYAEYGSWYKACKVSSPTVTTTLRNLGALYRRQGKLEAAETLEACAVQSRRQGIDPINQTKVVEILKEGASAERRRSRDSLGGSVKYESATDGSEEA
- the KLC4 gene encoding kinesin light chain 4 isoform X5, producing the protein MSTMVYPREEKLDKLSQEEIICNTKLVMQGLEALKNEHNSILHSLLETIKCLKKDEEANLVHEKSNLLRKSVEMIELGLGEAQVMMALSSHLNAVESEKQKLRAQVRRLCQENQWLRDELANTQQKLQRSEQTVAQLEEEKKHLEFMNQLKKYDEDVSPSEEKEGDSTKDSLDDLFPNEEEDHGPGMPHQHSSAAAAAQQGGYEIPARLRTLHNLVIQYASQGRYEVAVPLCKQALEDLEKTSGHDHPDVATMLNILALVYRDQNKYKEAAHLLNDALSIREKTLGKDHPAVAATLNNLAVLYGKRGKYKEAEPLCKRALEIREKVLGKDHPDVAKQLNNLALLCQNQGKYEEVEYYYRRALEIYESRLGHDDPNVAKTKNNLASCYLKQGKYKDAEVLYKEILTRAHVKEFGSVDDEHKPIWMHAEEREEMSKSKQRDGDPYAEYGSWYKACKVSSPTVTTTLRNLGALYRRQGKLEAAETLEACAVQSRRQGIDPINQTKVVEILKEGASAERRRSRDSLGGSVKYESATDGSEEVSMGVQWTGA